In one Fundidesulfovibrio magnetotacticus genomic region, the following are encoded:
- the uppS gene encoding polyprenyl diphosphate synthase: MSDTPQALPRHLAVIMDGNGRWAKARGLSRSEGHRAGTETAKRLVTRCRELGIAHLTLYTFSKENWKRPQDEVRTLFDLLVRFLGNELASLVEQDIRFNVLGELEDFPFAVRQALSHVLKKTAHCRSMTLNLALNYSGRAEILRACRRLVEQGVKPADITEERFSAELFTAGQPDPDLVVRTSGELRISNYLLWQSAYAEYYFTDVYWPDFDADELDKALAAYAGRQRRFGLTGEQALQAGD; encoded by the coding sequence ATGAGCGACACGCCGCAGGCGCTCCCGCGCCACCTCGCCGTGATCATGGACGGCAACGGCCGCTGGGCCAAGGCCCGGGGCCTCTCGCGCAGCGAGGGCCACAGGGCAGGCACCGAGACCGCCAAGCGCCTCGTCACCCGCTGCCGCGAGCTGGGCATCGCCCACCTGACGCTCTACACCTTCTCCAAGGAGAACTGGAAGCGGCCCCAGGACGAAGTGCGCACACTCTTCGACCTCCTGGTGCGCTTCCTGGGCAACGAACTTGCCTCACTGGTGGAGCAGGACATCCGCTTCAACGTCCTGGGCGAATTGGAGGACTTCCCCTTCGCCGTGCGCCAGGCCCTCTCCCACGTGCTGAAAAAGACCGCACACTGCCGCTCCATGACCCTGAACCTCGCCCTCAACTACTCGGGACGGGCCGAAATCCTGCGCGCCTGCCGCAGGCTCGTGGAACAGGGCGTAAAGCCCGCCGACATCACCGAGGAGCGCTTCTCGGCCGAGCTCTTCACCGCCGGGCAGCCCGACCCGGATCTGGTAGTGCGCACCTCCGGCGAGCTTCGCATCAGCAACTACCTCCTCTGGCAGAGCGCCTACGCCGAATACTACTTCACCGATGTTTACTGGCCGGACTTCGACGCGGACGAGTTGGACAAGGCCCTGGCGGCCTACGCGGGACGCCAGCGCCGCTTCGGTCTCACCGGCGAGCAGGCTCTCCAGGCCGGAGACTAG
- a CDS encoding acyltransferase family protein yields the protein MQHNLIDAATSRRISALRALLMLAVVGIHAPKGLLAHVVPTPEAGAVLNVVGRHLFQAAVPLYFAISGYLLFLRYPGGLDGYKGLVAKRLRTLFLPYLLVNGLWIAYVALFGAIPGIGGTSYLKARGVLPLLLGVDGWPLVYPLWFLRDLFAFFLAAPLFAVLIRRLPWAGLFLLWAAWNTLEIPRVSLDLGGAFFFCLGGVLAARRMNLDGLGRYLPLLWGLWALCIAASATLQLQGLWPGWQFPAWRASVLVGVATVWTASRGWRLGERAWLLRLSGSIFFVYLFHEPALSWLADLTPWLVLPGTAGQLAYVVLLAASATGLCLGLGAALRRLAPRVYGLFTGGR from the coding sequence ATGCAGCACAACCTGATCGATGCCGCCACGTCGCGGCGCATTTCGGCCCTGCGCGCCCTGCTCATGCTGGCCGTGGTGGGCATCCACGCCCCCAAAGGCCTGCTTGCCCACGTGGTCCCCACGCCCGAGGCCGGGGCCGTGCTCAACGTTGTGGGCCGCCACCTGTTCCAGGCCGCCGTGCCCCTCTATTTCGCCATCTCGGGCTACCTGCTCTTCCTGCGCTACCCCGGCGGTCTGGACGGCTACAAGGGCCTCGTGGCCAAGCGCCTGCGCACCCTCTTTTTGCCCTATCTCCTGGTGAACGGCCTGTGGATCGCCTACGTGGCCCTCTTCGGGGCCATCCCGGGCATCGGCGGCACGAGCTACCTCAAGGCGCGCGGCGTGCTGCCGCTCCTTCTGGGGGTGGACGGCTGGCCGTTGGTCTATCCGCTGTGGTTCCTGCGCGACCTTTTCGCGTTCTTCCTGGCCGCGCCCCTCTTCGCCGTGTTGATCCGCCGCCTGCCCTGGGCCGGGCTCTTCCTGCTCTGGGCGGCCTGGAACACGCTGGAGATTCCCAGGGTGTCCCTGGACCTGGGCGGGGCCTTCTTCTTCTGCCTGGGCGGGGTGCTGGCGGCGCGCCGCATGAACCTGGACGGCCTGGGGCGTTATCTTCCGCTGCTCTGGGGGCTCTGGGCGCTTTGCATCGCGGCGAGCGCCACCCTGCAGTTGCAGGGGCTGTGGCCCGGCTGGCAGTTCCCGGCGTGGCGCGCAAGCGTGCTGGTGGGCGTGGCGACGGTGTGGACGGCCTCGCGCGGCTGGCGGCTGGGCGAGCGGGCATGGCTCTTGCGGCTCTCGGGCTCGATCTTCTTCGTCTACCTCTTCCACGAGCCCGCCCTCTCCTGGCTGGCGGACCTGACGCCGTGGCTGGTCCTGCCGGGCACGGCCGGGCAGTTGGCCTACGTGGTTCTCCTGGCCGCCTCGGCCACGGGGCTCTGCCTGGGGCTGGGCGCAGCGCTCAGGCGTCTGGCGCCCCGGGTTTACGGGTTGTTCACGGGAGGTCGCTAG
- the rpsB gene encoding 30S ribosomal protein S2, whose product MAYVSMKQLLETGVHFGHQTRRWNPKMRPYIFGARNGIHIIDLQQTVKLFQKAHDFLVETVAKGGKIIFVGTKRQAQEAVKKEAERAGQYFVTNRWMGGMLTNFQTIRGSIDRLKKLETAFGDGTIKRYHKKEIAMYGREVTKLNATLGGIKDMDSVPAAAFIIDPKREEIAVQECRKLGIPVVAVVDTNCDPDVIDYIIPGNDDAIRAIKLFVTCVADACLEGEASGKDQGDERAMAAQAEEKPEAAEETKTAEAEEEAR is encoded by the coding sequence ATGGCCTACGTAAGCATGAAGCAGCTGTTGGAGACCGGCGTGCATTTCGGTCACCAGACCCGCCGGTGGAACCCCAAGATGCGCCCCTACATCTTCGGCGCGCGCAACGGCATCCATATCATCGACCTCCAGCAGACCGTGAAGCTCTTCCAGAAGGCCCACGATTTCCTGGTGGAAACCGTCGCCAAGGGCGGCAAGATCATCTTCGTGGGCACCAAGCGCCAGGCGCAGGAAGCCGTGAAGAAAGAGGCCGAACGCGCCGGGCAGTATTTCGTCACCAACCGCTGGATGGGCGGCATGCTCACCAACTTCCAGACCATCCGCGGCTCCATCGACCGCCTGAAGAAGCTTGAGACCGCCTTCGGCGACGGCACCATCAAGCGCTACCACAAGAAAGAAATCGCCATGTACGGCCGCGAGGTCACCAAGCTCAATGCCACCCTGGGCGGCATCAAGGACATGGACAGCGTCCCGGCCGCCGCCTTCATCATCGACCCCAAGCGCGAAGAGATCGCCGTGCAGGAATGCCGCAAGCTGGGCATCCCCGTGGTGGCCGTGGTGGACACCAACTGCGACCCCGACGTGATCGACTACATCATCCCTGGCAACGACGACGCCATCCGCGCCATCAAGCTCTTCGTCACCTGCGTGGCCGACGCCTGCCTCGAAGGCGAGGCCTCCGGCAAGGACCAGGGCGACGAGCGCGCCATGGCCGCCCAGGCCGAGGAAAAGCCCGAAGCCGCCGAGGAAACCAAAACCGCCGAAGCCGAAGAGGAGGCCCGCTAG
- the frr gene encoding ribosome recycling factor, giving the protein MDKVLGDAKSRMEKAVASLEKEFSHLRTGRASVALLDGLKVDYYGTPTPIDQIASLSTPDSRTITIQPWDRAAFGLVEKAIQKSDLGLTPINDGKIIRIGLPPLTEDRRKDLVKVAKKYTEEAKVAVRNIRRDANDGLKKLQKDKAISEDDLRKGEADIQKTTDSYVAKLEQSLAKKEKEIMEI; this is encoded by the coding sequence ATGGACAAAGTGCTCGGGGACGCCAAATCCCGCATGGAAAAGGCTGTCGCCTCCCTGGAAAAGGAGTTCTCCCACCTGCGCACCGGCCGGGCCTCCGTGGCCCTGCTCGACGGCCTGAAGGTCGACTACTACGGCACCCCCACGCCCATCGACCAGATCGCCTCCCTCTCCACCCCCGACAGCCGCACCATCACCATCCAGCCTTGGGACCGCGCGGCCTTCGGCCTGGTGGAAAAGGCCATCCAGAAGTCCGACCTGGGCCTCACGCCCATCAACGACGGCAAGATCATCCGCATCGGCCTGCCCCCCCTCACCGAGGACCGCCGCAAGGACCTCGTCAAGGTGGCCAAGAAGTACACGGAGGAGGCCAAGGTGGCCGTGCGCAACATCCGCCGCGACGCCAACGACGGCCTCAAGAAGCTCCAGAAGGACAAGGCCATCTCCGAGGACGACCTGCGCAAGGGCGAGGCCGACATCCAGAAGACCACCGACTCCTACGTGGCCAAGCTCGAACAGAGCCTGGCCAAGAAGGAGAAGGAGATCATGGAGATCTAG
- the pyrH gene encoding UMP kinase — protein sequence MDNLRFKRILLKLSGEALAGPRGFGIDPDTVSAFCKEIVDAAAKGVELAMVIGGGNIFRGMSASASGMERASADYMGMLATVMNAVAVQDALEKLGLSTRVLSAITMQEVCEPYIRRRAVRHLEKGRVVICAAGTGNPYFTTDTAAALRAMELKSEVIIKGTKVDGVYNKDPKKHSDAVLFERLTYMDVLEKQLKVMDSTAVTLAMDNKMPIVVFNMFEPGNLNKVVTGQRAGTIVE from the coding sequence ATGGACAACCTTCGCTTCAAGCGCATCCTTCTCAAGCTCTCGGGCGAGGCCCTGGCCGGCCCCCGCGGCTTCGGCATCGACCCGGACACCGTCAGCGCCTTCTGCAAGGAGATCGTGGACGCCGCCGCCAAGGGCGTGGAACTGGCCATGGTCATCGGCGGGGGCAACATCTTCCGGGGCATGTCCGCCTCGGCCTCCGGCATGGAGCGCGCCAGCGCCGACTACATGGGCATGCTGGCCACGGTCATGAACGCCGTGGCCGTCCAGGACGCCCTGGAGAAGCTTGGCCTCTCCACCCGCGTGCTCTCCGCCATCACCATGCAGGAGGTCTGCGAGCCCTACATCCGCCGCCGCGCCGTCCGCCACCTGGAAAAGGGGCGCGTGGTCATCTGCGCCGCCGGCACGGGCAACCCCTACTTCACCACCGACACCGCCGCCGCCCTGCGCGCCATGGAGCTCAAGAGCGAAGTGATCATCAAGGGCACCAAGGTGGACGGCGTCTACAACAAAGACCCCAAGAAGCATTCCGACGCCGTGCTCTTCGAGCGCCTGACCTACATGGACGTGCTGGAAAAGCAGCTCAAGGTCATGGACTCCACGGCGGTCACCCTGGCCATGGACAACAAGATGCCCATCGTGGTCTTCAACATGTTCGAGCCGGGCAATTTGAACAAGGTGGTCACCGGACAGCGCGCCGGAACCATCGTCGAATAA
- a CDS encoding sensor histidine kinase, producing the protein MHGHPLVSGLLGQLEALERSARQAGVPLLAGQAEALRQTALALAAERAGLDDSRAQAVAKARFLERAIEENRRRYEESLRSFERFRQGFGLVESLRDLGELPALLESVRGLFRLAAVRLVLDEEEFGPCLPADFPVLPARELAREAQAVRASGRRSYVGPCSAAPGATLGRSERKRWGSCFLYPLEDRFREGRWAGMLLVADVNPGRYLPDMATDYMEHFFDSLAAAVTHLADRRKNEEMREDVERMARHDLKSPLSAVLTLPQFLIEAENLTERQRDMARLMLEAGRRMQSLITLSLSLYRMERGEYAPEPVALDLAALARAVWEECGGPWRSARMRLEIEAQEDPFVVQGEEILCYALFSNLIKNALEASSPGDAVTLRLLREPDWDVAEVGNRGDVPEQVRASFFRKYATFGKQSGTGLGTYTARLIARTHGGDVEMETGQGQGTVVRVRLPRSSDLP; encoded by the coding sequence ATGCACGGACACCCGCTCGTCTCGGGCCTTCTGGGCCAGCTCGAAGCCCTGGAGCGCTCGGCGAGGCAGGCCGGCGTGCCCCTCCTGGCAGGCCAGGCCGAGGCCCTGCGCCAGACCGCGCTGGCCCTGGCCGCGGAGCGCGCCGGCCTGGACGATTCCCGTGCCCAGGCCGTGGCCAAGGCCCGCTTCCTGGAGCGAGCCATCGAGGAGAACCGGCGGCGTTACGAGGAAAGCCTGCGCTCCTTCGAGCGCTTTCGCCAGGGGTTCGGGCTGGTGGAATCCCTGCGCGACCTGGGCGAACTGCCCGCGCTCCTGGAATCCGTGCGCGGTCTCTTCCGCCTGGCGGCGGTGCGTCTGGTGCTGGACGAAGAGGAGTTCGGACCGTGCCTGCCGGCGGATTTCCCCGTCTTACCCGCCCGCGAGCTGGCGCGCGAGGCCCAGGCCGTGCGCGCCTCGGGCAGGCGCTCCTACGTGGGGCCGTGCTCCGCGGCGCCCGGGGCGACCCTCGGCCGTTCGGAGCGCAAGCGCTGGGGCTCCTGCTTCCTCTACCCCCTGGAGGACCGCTTCCGGGAGGGGCGCTGGGCCGGCATGCTCCTGGTGGCCGACGTGAACCCCGGCCGCTACCTGCCCGACATGGCCACCGACTACATGGAGCACTTCTTCGACTCCCTGGCCGCCGCCGTGACCCACCTGGCCGACCGCCGCAAGAACGAGGAGATGCGCGAGGACGTGGAGCGCATGGCCCGACACGACCTCAAGAGCCCCCTCTCGGCCGTGCTCACCCTGCCCCAGTTTCTCATCGAGGCCGAGAACCTCACGGAGCGCCAGCGCGACATGGCCCGGCTCATGCTGGAGGCCGGGCGTCGCATGCAGTCGCTCATCACGCTCTCGCTTTCGCTCTACCGCATGGAGCGCGGCGAGTACGCGCCAGAGCCCGTGGCGCTGGACCTCGCGGCCCTGGCGCGGGCCGTGTGGGAGGAGTGCGGGGGGCCGTGGCGCTCGGCGCGCATGCGCCTGGAAATCGAGGCCCAGGAAGATCCCTTCGTCGTGCAGGGGGAGGAGATTCTGTGCTACGCGCTCTTCTCGAACCTGATCAAGAACGCCCTGGAGGCTTCCAGCCCCGGCGACGCCGTGACCCTGCGCCTGCTGCGGGAGCCCGACTGGGACGTGGCCGAAGTGGGCAACCGGGGCGACGTGCCCGAGCAGGTGCGCGCGTCGTTCTTCCGCAAGTACGCCACCTTCGGCAAGCAGAGCGGCACGGGCCTGGGCACGTACACGGCCCGGCTTATCGCCCGCACCCACGGCGGCGACGTGGAGATGGAGACCGGCCAGGGCCAGGGCACCGTGGTGCGCGTGCGCCTGCCGCGCTCTAGCGACCTCCCGTGA
- the tsf gene encoding translation elongation factor Ts has product MSQISASTVKQLRDTTSAGMMDCKKALEACGGDMDKAVAWLREKGLAKAAKKAGRATSEGVIGSYVHSNGKIAVLVEIKCETDFVARGDKFQEFAKNVAMQVAAANPLCVSPDQLPADVLEKEKAIFLAQTKAEGKPDNIAEKIVEGRIKKFYKEVCLLDQPFIKDDKLSIQDLLNNLVATLGENIQIGRFVRMQLGEDATDE; this is encoded by the coding sequence ATGTCCCAGATCAGCGCCAGCACGGTGAAACAACTGCGCGACACGACCAGCGCGGGCATGATGGACTGCAAGAAGGCCCTGGAAGCCTGCGGCGGCGACATGGACAAGGCCGTGGCCTGGCTTCGCGAGAAGGGCCTGGCCAAGGCCGCCAAGAAGGCCGGGCGTGCCACCAGCGAAGGCGTCATCGGCTCCTACGTCCACTCCAACGGCAAGATCGCCGTGCTCGTGGAAATCAAGTGCGAGACCGACTTCGTGGCGCGCGGCGACAAGTTCCAGGAGTTCGCCAAGAACGTGGCCATGCAGGTGGCCGCCGCCAACCCCCTCTGCGTCTCCCCCGACCAGCTTCCCGCCGACGTGCTGGAAAAGGAAAAGGCCATCTTCCTGGCCCAGACCAAGGCCGAGGGCAAGCCCGACAACATCGCCGAAAAGATCGTCGAGGGCCGCATCAAGAAGTTCTACAAGGAAGTCTGCCTGCTTGATCAGCCCTTCATCAAGGACGACAAGCTCTCCATCCAGGACCTCCTGAACAACCTCGTGGCCACCCTGGGCGAAAACATCCAGATCGGGCGCTTCGTGCGCATGCAACTGGGCGAAGACGCCACCGACGAATAG